Proteins encoded within one genomic window of Thermodesulfobacteriota bacterium:
- a CDS encoding peptidylprolyl isomerase → MSTTIDMGDTVTFNYEGKVEDGSTFHTFDEEPLAVELGTGALVKGLEEELIGMAAGEEKTFRVAPEKGYGVENPDLVQTVEKKLFADAGMNPEPGLVFKTPNGNCHITRVLDDKVEISYNHPLAGRTLDYHVKVINVAKK, encoded by the coding sequence ATGAGCACTACAATAGATATGGGCGACACCGTAACTTTCAACTATGAAGGCAAGGTCGAGGACGGCTCGACGTTCCACACGTTCGACGAGGAGCCGCTCGCTGTCGAGCTCGGGACGGGGGCGCTCGTAAAGGGCCTCGAGGAAGAGCTTATCGGCATGGCCGCCGGGGAGGAGAAGACCTTCCGGGTCGCGCCGGAAAAGGGGTACGGCGTGGAAAACCCGGACCTGGTTCAGACCGTGGAGAAGAAGCTCTTCGCGGACGCCGGCATGAACCCCGAGCCGGGGCTCGTCTTCAAGACGCCTAACGGCAACTGCCACATCACGCGCGTTCTCGACGACAAGGTCGAGATAAGCTACAATCACCCGCTTGCGGGGAGGACGCTCGACTATCACGTGAAGGTAATCAACGTCGCCAAGAAGTAG
- a CDS encoding SDR family oxidoreductase, with amino-acid sequence MKLKDKVALITGGSLGLGQATAYLFAKEGAKVIITGRTEQTLKDAVEEGKKQGVDIEYLVADVSKEEDCKKTVDHIIGKYGKIDILFNNAGVLYTSHTHETATEIWDKTFDINVKGTFFMSKYTIPHMLEKGYGVIINNSSILGLKAVPGLAAYNATKGAVTQLTRSMALEYAAKGIRVNAVCPGTIETPMVDGLLDQVAEGSSRESAEELFKSFHPIGRLGKADEIAHAVLFLCDDNVQFMTGSMLSVDGGWVAT; translated from the coding sequence ATGAAGCTTAAAGACAAAGTAGCTCTCATAACGGGGGGGAGTCTCGGTCTTGGGCAGGCCACGGCCTACCTTTTCGCGAAGGAAGGGGCCAAGGTGATAATTACGGGAAGAACCGAGCAGACCCTTAAGGACGCAGTCGAAGAAGGAAAGAAGCAGGGCGTCGATATCGAATATCTCGTCGCCGACGTATCGAAGGAAGAAGACTGCAAAAAGACTGTCGATCACATAATCGGCAAGTACGGCAAGATAGACATACTCTTCAATAACGCCGGCGTGCTCTACACCTCCCATACCCACGAAACGGCCACCGAGATATGGGACAAGACCTTCGACATCAACGTGAAGGGCACATTCTTCATGTCGAAGTACACTATACCCCACATGCTCGAAAAGGGATACGGAGTCATAATCAACAACTCCTCCATCCTCGGACTCAAGGCCGTCCCCGGTCTCGCCGCCTACAACGCGACCAAGGGCGCTGTAACGCAGCTCACGAGGAGCATGGCGCTCGAATACGCCGCCAAGGGCATCCGCGTTAACGCCGTCTGCCCCGGCACGATCGAGACCCCAATGGTCGACGGGCTCCTGGACCAGGTGGCTGAAGGCAGCAGCAGGGAATCGGCCGAGGAGCTCTTCAAGTCGTTCCATCCGATAGGAAGGCTCGGAAAAGCGGACGAAATCGCGCACGCCGTCCTTTTCCTCTGTGACGACAACGTGCAGTTCATGACGGGGAGCATGCTGTCCGTAGACGGCGGCTGGGTCGCGACGTAA